One window of Chamaesiphon minutus PCC 6605 genomic DNA carries:
- a CDS encoding DUF3082 domain-containing protein translates to MTTPPETTLPSPLRCLTGSLIAGAMSIAMYMMTSKIATTFATKPMVQKTNMAVNIATALRTLVVGSTALGAAVFGIIAIGLILLAIQVAFNKQPSANP, encoded by the coding sequence ATGACTACCCCTCCCGAAACCACTCTCCCCAGTCCCTTGCGTTGTTTGACTGGTTCGCTGATTGCTGGCGCAATGTCGATCGCGATGTATATGATGACTAGTAAGATTGCCACGACGTTTGCCACCAAACCGATGGTTCAAAAGACTAATATGGCAGTAAATATTGCCACGGCGTTGCGCACTCTGGTTGTGGGTTCTACAGCCTTGGGTGCGGCAGTATTTGGGATTATTGCAATCGGGTTGATTCTACTGGCTATTCAAGTGGCATTTAACAAACAGCCAAGTGCCAATCCCTAA